The Metopolophium dirhodum isolate CAU chromosome 4, ASM1992520v1, whole genome shotgun sequence DNA window tataatttacacttaaaaagacattgcttccaCATCGTGTTACCCCcaaaaagagttgaacaatcacaacaaTCTAGCAATATCAAAGCATTGCCGTGTCAGCTAGtaagtagtattattatataaatgccaCTAATTTATcgctattttatcaaaaacgaCGAAACGTAAGACGTAGACATTTCGCACTTCTTGAACAAGACTGCCACAAATCAAAATTTCTCGATTTTGAGTTATGGCAACTTTCGAGTAATGAAAATATAGCTCTCTAAAATGCTAAAACGGCACattcaatatcatttttcatttagccGCTAAAAAGATGTGTCAGTacctattgaattattaaatttgtagttTATTTTCAAAGCAAGAGGGtatcacctaacctaaccatttatTGTATGAATTAAAGAAATTGTCTTAACTAAAGCCGGGTTCACACTATACTGGGTCGTGTAAAATAATCTCGGTTACCAAAGTTACCAAATGATACCGCatatagttgaatatattcaacttttgaccGTTTGGTTACATTTATGTGCGGATGAGGCCTGGTTCACACTTAATGTAACCACACGGTCAAAAGTTGATCAACCGACTAACAAACCgtccccgctcagaatcgttttttcttatatacaatgatattatatcattgaatacaagtttaatacaatccattatacattgacccacttgtaagttgtaacctactactgtacagcagagcgaaatccacttacctgcattttttatataactataggtataataatttagtcaTCTCAAATcttttgttttatacaaataaagtaaaatagctAAAAGGGGTAACTAGACTTAAATATCGGCtgaatagataaatattttggggaaaatgaacataattttagttcaaaaaaatgtttggaggaaaatggaaacCAACCTTTTTTGGGGAGGAAAACAATAGTTCATATTTAGAAGAAAATGGCCCAACCAGTTGAGGCATATTCGTAAACAATAGAGATTCATTATCATAGGTAAAAAtctccaaggctgggcaagttaacgatttgtTTAAcgactcgttaagttaagttattttaaaatattaaagttaagttaagttaaaagttactcgtattttttttcgttaactcgttaagttaaaagttaactttgaaaaaaaaagtaacttaacttagtgtaaagttaaaatttgctaatttgtaaaaataaaaatttccagaaacataatatggtttattaaatagtttttctttacgcacgagaaaattactggggaaatctaaaatgatacatcaaagtaaaaacccattcaaacatttgcattattcttcggacgaaaattaacttaattttgatacttttgaaataaaattaacttaaagttaacacgttatttgaaaaaaaagtaacgagttaattaacttaacgttttaacttaattttaacttttaactcgttgaTGCCCAGCCTTGAAAATCTCATACTTTAGAGGGGAGTACCTACCCAACAATGCAAGGTGATACTCTCCCGTCCATGGTTGAATTAATATACAGGTTATTACATATTGACTCGGTTTGTTATCATCAGAAACATACGGGCTGCGTAAAGGGAtatcacaaatataaatttttattatcgaAAACACGctgacaaaattcaaaattcccgCGCATGTATACTTGATGATTATTAGCTCCCTTTACGctgccatttttgtttttattatcaaatatttgatcTAGAAGGGGTATaaatgcaataaccttgtatatttcaaccatgctCCCGTCCCTATTTgtgctatttaaaatatttatagaaagtctgtatttatataggtagagtggttataaaaatattccttatagtaggtacctaattatgtataatgtatttatgtatatgattTTACCTTTTGAACATAAGCGTTTGCGTAAAAGTTTCCAAATAGCACAATAAATGAAATCATGTAAAtcaccaataaatattgcatcCATATGGGAAATTTGCATCCAGATTTAATTCCATGGATGCCCAAGAAAAGTGCAGTGGTAAATtgaatctaaatattaaaatgtatacgagttcattaaatcattatttaccatataaattaaattatataagtattacacgtctaacattatttaaattttatacaaacCAATTGAAGTATAGTTAAGTACTTTTTCCACCATAAATACTTTTCAATTTTAGGCCCGAAGGCACTGAGTGCATAGTACGAATACATAAGTACATGTATAAAACTGTTAACCATTGCAGGCAAAAACGTAGAGCCACTAGGCACCCATTTAACTCCAATCCACCACAAGGAGAACATAGTCGAATGATGATAGACATGTAAAAAAGTAAGCTGTTTATCCTTTTTCCGGAGAATAAAGAATATTGTATCACAAAACTCGAGGAGTTTTGAAAAGTAATACCACCAAACAGCTTTCAATAACTACAgtacaaaacatataaaatgGCAATTAACTtatattgagtaaaaaataattttataattttatttattattatcaaggaCCGGATATATATGCACAAAAATCCTCAAAATATGCttctaaaaatgcatttatttttaaatatgcacttaaaattgaatcaaaaatattttatttaaaattatgtggaaaaataattattaataaaggtatagaaaagttttaaaagtataaaaagtattCGGTCGTCTTCACTAAGTTCTTTGCCATTTAACATTCTTTATCttcattctataaaatattagccCACATTCGTAAAAAGTGAAAACTAAgaattgaattcatattttaccTTATTGCACTGAATGATCAGAAGTTGTTTAATGCAaacgaatttatttatataatgtaatatatatgtataatatatttatatcacataTGACTAAATGAGTATTTCATCTCATCTTTGGCAGTGAAGACCGGTCgtagttttattgatattatgtggTTGTGAACGTGAAAATAcgacaaaaaaacaaatatatgtgccataaataataatatgcactataaaacaacaaatatgaattaaatatgtatttaataggtaaaaacgttgaaatatgcaaaatacaattagctttattttaataagaatgaTCTTAATTGGGGACAATTCTCATCAGATTTCAAAAAGCTTATTTCAATAcatatatgcatttgcatataaatccgtaATTATCGTCTATGTAAGCAAAATAatcgaaacataataataatatgtattttaatttagtaaaatcgtaatatatacatttacatcctatatataggtagtcagGAAGATATCaaacacaattaaattttaaagttcatcAGAACAAAAAATGGGCAATAACCtacattaaaattttagttgttaaacttataaaacatacaaaagtaaaaaatgtataaagttaaatattgaattatatgtttgtattattattacattaataatatataaaatatacctaatacagtaatacgtataccacatatttaaaaaaaaaatacctaactagtataaatttaaaatggtttaacCTTCACGAATATATTAGTACAatgtttgtatacctacctagtttatacAAGTTACTCATAACTAAttcaacttttgtttttaacgggtattaaattataatttttaccataGTTATATCGATTATATCggattatgtataatttatatatattaaaatcgtgaaaaaactttaattatctaatagatattatttaaaatataaatggtagGTAAATaagctaaataattataaatatgtctatttttcataattaattaccCTCAATTCGTCTTTGTTGTTGATAAATGTTAGTGGTTGACAAACATAACTGTAGCGTAAACGACTAGATGCCACCAGTAACTGAAAAATCAAATGTTTAAGctgtaatatatacctaacacaATTTAAATATGGTAAAGCATACTTCTATAgctatatataaattcaataatgtcATAAGGATGTTGTATGGTATCAATATGGGAGTAAGTTTGAATGGTTTTCTATTTTTCATACATCTCGGACCCAAACCaacgattataaaataaatgactgTATAGATTACGGTTGGCGTTGGAGAATCAACCATCAACCAACCTTTCGTTCTATCGTCTGCAAGAAGAAAGAAAAGTTTACACATAGTgtcatatattaattaaaataaaataaaaattgtaaaaatactttAGTTATACTTATACTACCTATCTACATTACTACATGATACATATCTAcgcattttaatagtatttattagttataatactatataccataAATAACGATTCTGcgcttaaaatgtattaatttattatggatACCTGATACCTATATGTGgtatgtaggtaataggtacctataggtaccttcCTTACTTACCTGAAACTGATAAAGACCACTGgtaaaatgcattaattttgTCAGTTACTGACgaagaaaaattcatttttgataaattatatttactacacaaaacaaaaacaaaaatattaatatatcaacgccttgaaatattttaatttatagttacattttgGCTTTTCTATATAATGGTTTTTATATCTTctattttaatggattttaacgattaaaaaataattgcatcAGTAAACATGAGTCAACTGATATGCGCTGTATCCATCACTAGTTCACATAGAGTACTGATCTGAGGAGAACTGTCGAATAACTATGGCATATAAAAGTAGCCAGTTTACTATCGGTATGATATTAATGTATAGGTCGGCATAACAAAACTGTATAATGCTGTTCGACCGTATACGATCATCTCTCATCCTCCCTCCAAATTTTTTTGGTGTACGATGTACCTATcactcaatttaaaataaaataggcaCATctgtataactaataagttgttttataaatcaataaactaCGGTCTTCGAATATAGACAAATGTATAAGAGTACCCAAATTATATCCACTATAGGTATATCTAtgacactatataataattatagttatagatatacctattttcaattaattaataaaccatTTGGTAACCAACTTTTCAACGAATTCAAATTTGTTGAAGATAATAATGAAAGATCTACTAAgagttcattattatttgaaaaacactTTTCCATACTTTCAATAACTGTAATTACTGACTATtctgttatacatttaaattgcaaATTGTCTCTCTATTATTGTACAATAGATTCATCGGCACCTTCATATTCAGCCATTTTCATTTTCCTAATTACCCTTATTACTTCAAAATTACTTTcaatttgttaattaataattactataagtGCAGTAACAGTATACAGTCATGCAGTGTAATAGACTTTCAGACACACAGTACAATTGAACAGCAGACTGTTAAGTGCAAAAAGCTAAAATGCTTAGGTAATGGTAATAACTAAATAGAAAAacgatattataggtagttaccTTGTCCCACCCACACAAAAATGTCTGAACCAAAGATTCTTGTACTAATGACAACCGTAAAAAGGGGTGACTTCGGACAACACcatgttttttttagttaccttataatattacacgtttaataaaagttgaaaactgatactctacgttaatatctattataacctcatagaaaataatatttattaatgacaTAATGATGTATATGAATAGAAATATTTGATTGCGGTTTTCGGTTACCTATACCCGTTAACTTGTCTGTGTTAATTGGTAattgcattgattttataatatactattataaaaccaatggtAATTGGTACCTATACGTTCAAATTGTTAAGTAACTAATTGATCTCATACTGTAGTGTTAAATCGTCTTAATTATTACCAAACGTGGGTGACTTCGGACAATCCCAATAAAGAGTGGGTAAAAGTAAAACACCAAAACTTGAATTTATTAAACGGCTCGCAGGATCACCTGTCATCCTCTAAAATGTCAGTTTATTTTTCATGTGTTAAAAATACTGATTTTAGGCCACCGTAGTCTATATTAAAACCATGAAAGTTATCAAATGTTGAGTACTGTTATTTTTCATTACCTATACTTTCATGTAGCATATGTTGTTCATTTATTTGTGTGTGGCAGACATATTAGCCACACTTTCAGAGTCTCTGTGACCAATTTACACATTGttagtgaaataatttattggatATTAGTTATCAATAGTCTCTTCTTACAGTATACAAAGCAGTATACGAGCGTAGTTTAAACCACATGGCTTTGTATGAAAgcatttatatagatatacctTTACACAGAGGTatatcacatatatattatatacatatatattatgtatatctacACAATTTACGACCCAACTATTCCATTCAATTGACTTGATTGTCACTTAATAGTTATACATgcctacatattaatataaatatataatatacctattggaAATATGTAACGGTGTTTTTCGCTTAGTTTAGCATTTAATGCACCTATATAATGTGATTGATAAACAGCTAGAGTTATAGAAGTACGCTTGTGCTTCGCATGtccttacaataataataataataataataataatagccacTAAAATATCACATTCACGAGTCTATAGGTAACTAcgtacaatgtatataaatatgtatgtgtataattatatagtctatataggtagcggttctcaacctttttataTTCGAGTACCACCTACACAGTTAGAAAATTGTCATGTAACACTTGATGTCTTGACCAaataccgtttttttttttgtttatcaaaaatatattcgttATTTTACGcgcatataattttattttactacaaaatgatgatatattataagcatttaatgcagGGGCGGCTCCAGAGCCATGGTTGGGAGCTCGGCTAAGTCAAAAATTACAGAAAactttcgatattataatatgtttttttttttaacaatatacaattttctaGAAATTTGAGCTTGCGGGGAGTGCCCTGATttaatgcataaaaataaaattaaatatgcacgattattaattatactattttaagaaATAGCTTCTTGCGAAGAAAATCTATTAGACATTGACAATGTGATCAAATTAGCAGATGGTAGACAGTTGACACCGAGGCAAGCCGCTAGTAATAGACAATAATTCTGTCGCGGGCCCTCGAGGGTACCAGCGTTACCATTGCAAGACTGGTTGCAACAATAAACGTTATGCCTGCCGTGGGGCTGAAAAGTTGTGTAACAGTAAATGTCATGACAGTACAActtgtacaaattaataaataataatacatttttctatttttaaaaatacctaggtacaagcccggattaagactTTTCGAGGCCCAGGGGCCAAAGTTTTAAATGAGGCCcctgtacgaaaaaaaaaataatagtgtatatattatttaatattaggtacctgttataataaatatacataggtattataggtacatcgtacataacaataaataatgaatcacttaaattttcaatcactttatttataaattataatttacaagctttTTTCCTCGCTAAATAATCATCGATTTTTTTAGGTGATTTATGAAATGTTATAATGGACAAATCTGAGGCCCTTAAATACATTTCTAACTATCGAGGCTCGggggacccccccccccttaatccgggcttgccAAGGTACATCATGTTTCAAATTGTAGTATTTGAGATTCACGTGCATATCTGGTCTAGAACATTAATCACCTGTATATTTGGTAATTAACGTGATTCTCCACCTTATTTTCAAATGAGGTTTGCATTTTATCAGTACCGTAAGACTATTTATTCGGTGCACTGTTGAACAAATTGTCCTGAAACCGAGTGTAAAATGTAGGTgctacctatttaaaatgtccataattcgctttcaaattaaaaaaggtacatataaaaataaaaacctgtGATTCACTTgcaggtaatatttttaattttaaatttaataataaggtCGATTTActcgaatattaaatataaaacagttaAATGGATTTTTTAGAACGTACAATTTGGTACGTTAAAAAGgtggatttatataataattaaaacacagGGTGTAGTATCCtcttaaatcaaaattgtattataatttctatattataatattaatgccttattataatacatttttcatgtatactataatttataatattatgcactatgGTTATGGTagattgtatgtacctacacgGCGCCATATAAaatcatggctaaatatatttaaatatattatttagccatgtataaaataatatgtaattatgctGTATATAAGCcacatagataataaaagatatcttctattatattctattgtatttaaaatcaatatattaattaataattattatttgttaattgtaatactttgaaagcattatgtatgataatttagtgaataattaacacttacatttttcatatatcttttttgtaatgagaaatttaaaaatgacaatatttaataatattaataattgtatttgataaaaagaaagtatttaaatacatgcatacaaataatttagaacatagCAGTCATTATGCAatgaacaattttgaatattattccttaaatcataatatattttcaattttctatggCTTTGGTGTACTAAAACGTTCGTTCATCGGCCTCTATAGGACATATAGCGCTCCCGGTGGTGACGACTATCTGTAGTAAAATGTTCAATCAAGTTTTCAAACAAGTGACGACACCAgcttatcaatacaccttgggACCGTGATTACATTTTGCTGTTATCAAAATGTTATCacaaactaataaaaaagtaaaaaaaaaacatttaatataaaatattttcattttgcaGTTTGCACCCCGcacatttttcgtttaaatatttgaatattatagtattaactattgaAGTTTCAAATGTCTAAAGCttttgtaaatacaattatttttcatgttagcttaatattaaacaataggtGTTGAAGTATCTTGACACAAATATTACATTGGTATAATAGATTGTGAAAAATGTCTAATAACGAGGAGAAAACTAATATGTCACAAGAAGAAGTTTTACATCAATTCGTTAATCGAATATTTAACAATGATCAATTTCGAGAAAAAATCATGATGCCAAATGTAATGGGACGGCCAGTAGTAAAATCGGTAGAAGAAAAAACTTTGGACTCAATAACCGAAAGTTGTGCATTTAAGTGCATTCTAAGCGGTGTAATGGGTAATACAAATAGATTTTTGTGTACCTTATTTTAAGTACAATGTATCAATAATAggtcaatgtttaaaatgtatccTGTATTTAGTTAttcttattgttatttaaattttaacaagaaagatatttattaatttgagttTTATAGGTTTTGCTCTTGGTGGAGCCATTGGTCTTTTTACTTCTAGTGTAAATCCACAAATAAAACCACCGGGTCAGCAAGAAACAGTTAAAGAAATTATACGTGAAATGAAAACTTCTTCTCTTGGTTACGCAAAAAACTTTGCTTTACTTGGAGCCGTCTTCTCAGGCATTGAATGCATTGTAGAAACGGTgagtatttaataatgaaaagcATGCCCTGTGTTTATTAttcaatgtattcatttttaaactcATTTTATAGTATAGAGGTCAATCCGACTGGAAAAACGGTACTTATGCAGGTGGAATAACTGGCGGATTAATAGG harbors:
- the LOC132943050 gene encoding elongation of very long chain fatty acids protein 4-like isoform X2, with the protein product MNFSSSVTDKINAFYQWSLSVSDDRTKGWLMVDSPTPTVIYTVIYFIIVGLGPRCMKNRKPFKLTPILIPYNILMTLLNLYIAIELLVASSRLRYSYVCQPLTFINNKDELRLLKAVWWYYFSKLLEFCDTIFFILRKKDKQLTFLHVYHHSTMFSLWWIGVKWVPSGSTFLPAMVNSFIHVLMYSYYALSAFGPKIEKYLWWKKYLTILQLIQFTTALFLGIHGIKSGCKFPIWMQYLLVIYMISFIVLFGNFYANAYVQKWNSTE
- the LOC132943277 gene encoding mitochondrial import inner membrane translocase subunit Tim22; the encoded protein is MSNNEEKTNMSQEEVLHQFVNRIFNNDQFREKIMMPNVMGRPVVKSVEEKTLDSITESCAFKCILSGVMGFALGGAIGLFTSSVNPQIKPPGQQETVKEIIREMKTSSLGYAKNFALLGAVFSGIECIVETYRGQSDWKNGTYAGGITGGLIGFRAGAKAGLLGALGFATFSTAIDYYMRNSS
- the LOC132943050 gene encoding elongation of very long chain fatty acids protein 4-like isoform X1, with amino-acid sequence MNFSSSVTDKINAFYQWSLSVSDDRTKGWLMVDSPTPTVIYTVIYFIIVGLGPRCMKNRKPFKLTPILIPYNILMTLLNLYIAIELLVASSRLRYSYVCQPLTFINNKDELRLLKAVWWYYFSKLLEFCDTIFFILRKKDKQLTFLHVYHHSTMFSLWWIGVKWVPSGSTFLPAMVNSFIHVLMYSYYALSAFGPKIEKYLWWKKYLTILQLIQFTTALFLGIHGIKSGCKFPIWMQYLLVIYMISFIVLFGNFYANAYVQKDTTINKTDIDRNYKYTKNLACKSTKNK